A part of Acidobacteriota bacterium genomic DNA contains:
- a CDS encoding MBL fold metallo-hydrolase, whose product MRTLSIVLLLVVLGASASAAGPALEKDRFETTAGPLTITFIGHGTLLMQLGSLRIHVDPWSRLADYATMPDADLILITHHHGDHLDPAAIAEIRTPHTAVITSARCADRLECVTVMANGDARMVKGVYVQAVPAYNIKHKRPNGDPFHPQGEGNGYVLTFGDTRVYIAGDTEYIPEMDLLAGVDIAFLPVNLPYTMTLEMAVEAARRIQPKVLYPYHFGDTDIAKLPPLLADVPGVEVRLRRMP is encoded by the coding sequence ATGCGCACATTGTCCATCGTGTTGCTGCTGGTTGTGCTGGGCGCATCCGCATCCGCCGCCGGCCCCGCCTTGGAGAAAGACCGCTTCGAAACGACGGCCGGTCCGTTGACCATCACCTTCATCGGCCACGGCACGTTGTTGATGCAGCTGGGCAGCCTACGGATTCACGTGGATCCCTGGAGCCGGCTGGCCGACTACGCGACGATGCCCGATGCCGATCTGATCCTGATCACCCACCATCACGGTGACCATCTGGATCCGGCCGCCATCGCCGAAATTCGGACGCCCCACACGGCGGTGATCACTTCCGCGCGTTGCGCCGACCGGCTGGAGTGCGTTACGGTTATGGCCAACGGCGACGCGCGCATGGTGAAAGGCGTTTACGTCCAGGCCGTCCCGGCTTATAACATCAAACACAAGCGGCCGAATGGCGACCCCTTCCACCCGCAGGGCGAGGGGAACGGTTACGTGCTCACCTTCGGCGACACCCGCGTCTACATCGCCGGCGACACCGAATACATCCCCGAAATGGATCTGCTGGCCGGCGTCGACATCGCGTTCCTCCCCGTGAACCTGCCGTACACCATGACGCTGGAGATGGCGGTCGAAGCGGCGCGGCGGATCCAGCCCAAGGTGCTGTATCCATACCATTTCGGGGACACCGACATCGCCAAACTTCCGCCGCTGCTCGCCGATGTGCCGGGCGTCGAGGTCCGGTTGCGGCGCATGCCCTGA
- a CDS encoding tetratricopeptide repeat protein translates to MADAAQTKRNRFLKGEITLDEALDMTPTQLAALFHTGHALVEQGRLAEARMIFEGLAVLDSGNALVHAMLGVIFHKLGRPASAVGEYNQAQALLPGDIQSLVNRGEIFLKHGLLEKAAADLRLAVSRDPDCRHPAANRARLLLGLLKEAVETAEQRGLDAVTEAKKRFDLQLGNPRG, encoded by the coding sequence ATGGCTGACGCGGCGCAAACCAAACGGAACCGGTTCCTGAAAGGTGAAATCACCCTCGACGAGGCCCTCGACATGACCCCGACACAGCTCGCCGCCTTGTTTCACACGGGACATGCCCTGGTGGAACAAGGGCGCCTGGCGGAGGCGCGGATGATCTTCGAGGGGTTGGCGGTGCTCGATAGCGGAAACGCGTTGGTCCACGCCATGCTGGGCGTCATCTTCCATAAATTGGGACGCCCAGCGTCGGCGGTCGGCGAATACAACCAGGCCCAGGCGCTGTTGCCGGGCGACATTCAATCGCTGGTCAATCGCGGCGAGATTTTTCTCAAGCACGGTCTATTGGAGAAGGCCGCCGCCGACCTTCGCCTGGCCGTCAGCCGCGACCCGGACTGCCGCCATCCCGCCGCCAACCGCGCCCGCCTGCTGCTCGGCCTGCTCAAGGAGGCCGTGGAGACCGCCGAGCAGCGGGGGCTCGACGCGGTCACCGAGGCCAAGAAGCGCTTCGACCTGCAGCTGGGCAATCCGAGGGGTTGA
- a CDS encoding RiPP maturation radical SAM protein 1: MMFRVALVNMPWITAKRGSMALGILERVLHRHHIPAESFYLNIRLAASMNLKIYETISDAPLIGEWLFAQHLFGPYGSGELDNSAAAVISRDGPELLDLGRGRRIGFDGIVRDILPPFIDDCLERVPWSDFPVVGFTSVFTQHVSSLLLAKRIKERHPTTLIVFGGANVAGVMGLETLRAFPWVDYVVEGEAEESFPQLLRNIQSGRLYDPVPGVSCRRDDRVIPAREQPPLVDMRQVPIPDYTAYYRALQEEGLADRVRPLIQFESARGCYWGEKAQCAFCGMNGRRMTFRTKPGRRVVRELRVQARRHHTLDFEAVDNAFAPSFFDELVPRLDCRRDGLKIFYEARGLMTRQQIRRLRDAGVCNLQIGIESLHPDLLRRLRKGTTVIQNLQTLKWCATFGVSVSWNFLFGIPGETAAHYREIMDLLPSLTHLDPPQVVARVILQRYSPYFADPERWGIAGFSPKRLYTHIYPDNRVNLRDLAYHFSFTLRQEGENPATYIGPVARAIQHWKDTALLRFIHFTCRKGPGFVLLKDNRPLGRPPDSEERTAVLDGLAGRVFEFCESIRTLPEIAAFAAAGNGGANTAARVRDVLAELVGRNYMYTERNRYLSLAVPEFPTS, translated from the coding sequence GTGATGTTCCGGGTGGCGCTGGTCAACATGCCGTGGATCACCGCCAAGCGGGGATCGATGGCGCTGGGCATTCTGGAGCGGGTGTTGCACCGGCACCACATCCCGGCCGAGTCGTTCTACCTGAATATCCGGCTCGCCGCATCGATGAATTTGAAAATTTACGAGACGATCTCTGACGCCCCGCTGATCGGCGAATGGCTCTTCGCCCAGCATCTATTCGGCCCCTACGGCTCCGGTGAGCTGGACAACAGCGCCGCCGCCGTGATCAGCCGGGACGGCCCCGAGCTCCTGGACCTGGGCCGCGGTCGCCGCATCGGCTTCGACGGGATCGTCCGCGACATCCTGCCACCCTTCATCGACGATTGTCTTGAGCGGGTCCCCTGGAGCGACTTCCCCGTGGTGGGATTCACGTCCGTGTTCACCCAGCACGTCAGCTCCCTTCTGTTGGCCAAACGGATCAAGGAACGGCATCCGACGACGCTGATCGTGTTCGGCGGGGCCAACGTCGCCGGCGTGATGGGGCTGGAAACCTTGCGGGCGTTCCCCTGGGTGGACTACGTGGTGGAGGGAGAGGCCGAGGAGTCCTTCCCGCAGCTGTTGCGAAACATCCAGTCCGGCCGGCTTTACGATCCGGTCCCCGGCGTCTCCTGCCGTCGTGACGATCGGGTGATCCCCGCCCGGGAGCAGCCCCCGCTCGTGGACATGCGGCAGGTACCCATCCCCGACTACACCGCCTACTATCGTGCGCTGCAAGAGGAAGGTCTGGCCGACCGCGTGCGCCCCCTGATCCAGTTTGAAAGCGCGCGTGGCTGCTACTGGGGTGAAAAGGCGCAGTGCGCATTCTGCGGGATGAACGGCCGGCGGATGACCTTCCGCACGAAGCCCGGCCGGCGGGTAGTCCGCGAGTTGCGGGTGCAGGCCCGGCGCCATCACACCCTGGATTTCGAGGCGGTGGACAACGCCTTCGCCCCGTCGTTCTTCGACGAGCTTGTGCCGCGCCTGGACTGCCGGCGGGACGGCTTGAAAATCTTCTACGAGGCGCGGGGACTCATGACCCGGCAGCAGATCCGCCGGCTGCGGGACGCGGGTGTCTGCAATCTGCAGATCGGGATCGAGTCACTGCACCCGGACCTGCTCCGGCGGTTGCGGAAGGGCACCACGGTCATCCAGAACCTGCAGACACTGAAATGGTGCGCCACGTTCGGCGTGTCGGTGAGCTGGAACTTTCTCTTCGGAATACCGGGGGAAACCGCGGCGCACTACCGCGAGATCATGGATCTCCTTCCGTCGCTGACCCACCTTGATCCGCCGCAGGTGGTCGCCCGGGTCATCCTGCAGCGCTACAGCCCTTACTTCGCCGACCCGGAGCGCTGGGGGATCGCCGGGTTCAGCCCCAAGCGCCTCTACACCCACATCTACCCGGATAACCGGGTCAACCTGCGGGATCTGGCCTACCACTTCTCCTTCACCCTGCGGCAGGAAGGGGAAAACCCGGCGACCTACATCGGTCCGGTGGCCCGGGCCATCCAGCACTGGAAGGACACCGCCTTGCTCCGCTTCATCCACTTCACCTGCCGCAAGGGACCCGGCTTTGTCCTGTTGAAGGACAACCGTCCGCTGGGCCGGCCGCCGGATTCCGAGGAGAGGACGGCGGTGCTGGACGGATTGGCCGGCCGCGTGTTCGAATTCTGTGAGTCGATCCGAACGCTGCCCGAGATCGCGGCCTTCGCCGCTGCCGGCAATGGCGGCGCAAACACCGCGGCTCGGGTCCGCGACGTGCTGGCCGAACTTGTCGGCCGCAACTACATGTATACCGAGCGCAACCGGTATCTCAGCCTGGCGGTACCGGAATTTCCGACGTCTTGA